In the genome of Colletotrichum lupini chromosome 8, complete sequence, one region contains:
- a CDS encoding ribosomal protein L23, whose translation MAEALAQAVARQGPASFKLGTKAVYLPNHVVTFVRKDKSPANMATFNVPLTFTKFDIRDYLWNLYNVETTAVRSQVKQSAIERRSTGSGYFRPQSTKVMTVQLTKPFVWPSPPADLEPWNKKLWEARESVSREQYRGDIRKQLGRLARPSKDKESPERKFLRKQAGRILRGAAPGKWDQGNKEVELDSKWDPPKKRKAKSWRLIKRQSKRSVRK comes from the exons ATGGCGGAGGCATTGGCACAAGCGGTAGCCCGCCAAGGGCCGGCATCCTTCAAGCTGGGAACGAAGGCAGTGTATCT GCCGAACCATGTCGTCACTTTTGTCCGCAAGGACAAATCCCCAGCCAACATGGCCACCTTCAACGTGCCCCTGACCTTCACAAAGTTCGACATCCGCGACTACCTCTGGAACCTCTACAACGTCGAGACGACGGCGGTGCGCTCCCAAGTCAAGCAGTCGGCCATCGAGCGGCGGTCGACGGGCTCCGGCTATTTCCGCCCGCAGAGCACCAAGGTAATGACGGTGCAGCTGACGAAGCCCTTCGTGTGGCCCTCCCCGCCCGCGGACCTCGAGCCCTGGAACAAGAAGCTGTGGGAGGCGCGCGAGAGCGTCTCGCGCGAGCAGTACCGCGGCGACATCCGCAAGCAGCTCGGCAGGCTGGCGAGACCGAGCAAGGACAAGGAGAGCCCCGAGAGGAAGTTTTTGCGCAAGCAGGCTGGTAGAATCTTGCGCGGTGCGGCGCCGGGCAAGTGGGATCAGGGGAACAAGGAGGTTGAGCTGGATAGCAAGTGGGATCCGCCCAAGAAGAGGAAGGCGAAGAGCTGGCGGTTGATCAAGAGACAATCGAAGAGATCGGTGAGGAAATGA
- a CDS encoding ABC transporter yields MAKIPVRTDEITSTTGTQAPVRKPKFADYLRVFTYATKWDFFVYVVAAFASIAAGVTLPLMNIIFGQLVGQFTGYFANGSTVTTAQFESLLNRQALYITALFLGRWFLNAINKFCFRMIGIRLSSAIRLHYLRSLFDQSIHVIDSMPPGAAATAITGTSATLQIGISDRLGTFLQFNGTIWAALVIAFIWSWDLTLVTSSLILYILLVLSFCLPVIVKGETETTEADAQGTAIASEALGGVRLVMACGAQKHIISRYEAWVHEARRRAQKTAPVVAIQFGLIFFGVFGAFGLAFWYGTQRYIAGALSDAGVVVVVLMSVMMILTSLERISTPVIAVSKAMVAACELFTVIDAPLPPSGTLKPEIDAEDIVFEDVTFEYPSRAGVKVLNSLSFRIQPGQNVALVGPSGSGKSTIVGLLERWYSLREQHALPRVVDDASSEKPGAERVESVTDESKSLIRPELAGSITVGGVNLEDLDLKWWRSQVGLVQQEPFLFNNTIFSNVANGLIGTQWEKEPETVKRELVRDACQESYAHEFISRLPDGYDTRVGDGGAKLSGGQKQRLAIARSIIKKPRIIILDEATSAIDAKSEKIVQAALDRVTQGRTTITIAHRLSTIKKADNIVVLQKGQAVEQGTHQSLLSDPSSVYSSLVRAQALNLSTPGKSVSEASTSGLDSETEEKVNGHEHFRSAAFSDTAEGDSSQEPRGLVRSFGKLLFERRAKWTSYAAVILSCMATAAGTPIQAWLFSKVIAVFLLTGDELRRQASFWGLMWLALAGGVGLAYVAQGWVGLRLQYFVSAEYKRQYLTDMLHQKISFFDQDKNSHGALSARVSGDAKLLEELLGLNLAMLLSGVFTVLGCVIIALIFGWKLGLVAMFITMPIMLGAGLWKYRHEVQFDKMNMAVFGESSQFATEAIGAIRTVSSLGMESTINARYEKLLNGHILEARRKAQWTAALYGFADSVSLGCQALVFYYGGRLLATGEYSMEAFFVCFMAIIQGAEAASQTLAVAPSAAQAAAAADRILDVRESADVGQSATRGVEDIVESEGGVRIELQDVHFKYPTRDVVVFEGLNLTIEKGQYAAFVGPSGCGKTTIISLLERFYDLNRNHGSILCNGVDINELDVYDYRRNLSLVPQEPIMFRGTVRDNILFGIDDPSSIPDERIHEVCIDAFIHDFIISLPEGYDTDVGAKGVSMSGGQKQRIAIARALIREPKLLLLDEATSALDSESEKIVQAAFERARDGRTVVAVAHRLSTIQNADVIFVFSEGRVVEKGSHGELIRKQGVYWEMCQSQALDQ; encoded by the exons ATGGCGAAGATTCCAGTCCGAACCGACGAGATCACCTCGACGACGGGTACACAGGCTCCGGTGCGAAAGCCAAAGTTTGCGGATTATCTCAGGGTCTTCACCTATGCAACGAAATGGGACTTCTTCGTCTACGTGGTTGCGGCGTTCGCGTCCATCGCCGCGGGTGTGACGCTACCTCTGATGAACATCATCTTTGGCCAGCTCGTCGGCCAATTCACAGGCTACTTTGCTAACGGCTCGACCGTCACCACGGCGCAGTTTGAGAGCCTCCTGAACCGCCAGGCCCTTTACATCACGGCACTCTTCCTCGGTCGCTGGTTCCTTAACGCCATCAATAAGTTCTGCTTCCGAATGATTGGGATCCGGCTCTCGTCCGCTATCCGCCTGCACTACCTCCGCTCGCTGTTCGACCAGTCGATCCACGTCATTGACTCGATGCCGCCCGGCGCCGCCGCGACGGCCATCACTGGCACGTCTGCCACCTTGCAAATCGGCATCTCTGATCGTCTAGGGACATTCTTGCAATTCAACGGCACGATCTGGGCGGCCCTGGTCATTGCCTTTATTTGGAGCTGGGATCTCACCTTGGTGACTTCGTCGCTGATCTTGTACATTCTCTTGGTTCTGTCCTTCTGCTTACCGGTGATTGTGAAGGGGGAGACTGAAACGACGGAAGCTGATGCCCAGGGCACCGCGATCGCCAGCGAGGCTCTCGGCGGAGTGCGGTTGGTCATGGCTTGCGGTGCGCAGAAGCACATTATCTCTCGCTACGAGGCATGGGTGCATGAAGCCAGGAGACGGGCTCAGAAAACTGCTCCCGTTGTTGCAATTCAGTTTGGCCTCATC TTCTTTGGCGTATTCGGCGCGTTCGGCCTGGCTTTCTGGTACGGCACTCAGAGATATATTGCCGGTGCCCTCAGCGATGCTGGCGTGGTTGTCGTGGTTCTCATGTCCGTCATGATGATTCTGACCTCATTGGAGAGGATTTCAACCCCGGTCATCGCTGTAAGCAAGGCAATGGTCGCGGCATGTGAGCTATTCACGGTGATCGACGCTCCTTTGCCTCCTTCCGGTACTCTGAAGCCAGAAATCGATGCAGAGGATATCGTCTTTGAGGACGTGACGTtcgaataccctagccgagCTGGAGTCAAGGTTCTCAACTCACTGAGCTTCCGCATACAACCAGGTCAGAATGTCGCCCTCGTTGGCCCATCCGGATCGGGCAAGAGCACCATCGTCGGCTTGCTGGAGCGGTGGTATAGTCTGAGGGAGCAGCACGCCTTGCCCCGGGTCGTGGATGATGCATCGTCCGAGAAACCGGGAGCTGAGAGGGTCGAGAGCGTCACCGACGAGTCAAAGTCACTCATTCGACCCGAGTTGGCCGGCTCAATTACCGTCGGCGGCGTGAACCTGGAGGATCTCGACCTCAAGTGGTGGAGGTCCCAAGTCGGTCTGGTCCAGCAGGAGCCCTTCCTCTTCAATAACACCATCTTCAGCAACGTTGCGAATGGTCTCATTGGAACCCAGTGGGAGAAGGAGCCTGAGACGGTGAAACGGGAGCTTGTTCGTGACGCATGCCAGGAATCGTACGCTCATGAGTTTATCAGCCGACTACCTGAT GGCTATGATACGCGAGTCGGCGACGGCGGAGCGAAGCTTTCAGGCGGTCAAAAACAACGACTTGCCATTGCTAGAAGTATCATCAAGAAGCCGCGCATCATCATTCTCGACGAAGCAACCAGTGCTATCGACGCCAAGAGTGAGAAGATAGTCCAGGCAGCACTCGACAGAGTGACACAGGGCCGAACTACCATTACCATCGCCCATCGGCTTTCAACCATCAAGAAAGCAGACAACATTGTGGTTCTCCAAAAAGGACAGGCGGTCGAGCAAGGAACCCATCAAAGCCTCCTGAGCGATCCATCCAGCGTCTACAGCTCCCTGGTAAGAGCTCAAGCACTGAACTTGTCAACGCCTGGAAAGTCGGTGTCCGAGGCATCTACGTCTGGGCTTGATTCGGAAACAGAGGAGAAGGTCAATGGCCATGAGCACTTCAGAAGTGCCGCCTTTAGCGACACTGCTGAGGGTGATTCGTCTCAAGAGCCTCGAGGCCTGGTCCGCAGCTTTGGTAAGCTTCTTTTTGAGAGGCGAGCAAAGTGGACGTCGTATGCAGCTGTCATCTTATCTTGCATGGCGACCGCGGCCGGCACACCGATACAAGCATGGCTGTTTTCCAAAGTCATTGCCGTCTTCCTACTAACTGGCGATGAGCTGAGGAGACAGGCGAGCTTTTGGGGTCTGATGTGGCTCGCCCTCGCTGGGGGCGTCGGCCTCGCGTACGTCGCTCAGGGCTGGGTCGGCCTGCGGCTGCAGTATTTCGTCAGCGCCGAGTACAAGAGGCAATATTTGACCGACATGCTTCACCAGAAGATTAGCTTTTTCGACCAGGACAAGAACTCCCACGGCGCTCTGAGCGCCAGGGTTTCGGGCGATGCGAAGTTGCTGGAGGAACTCCTCGGGCTGAACCTGGCCATGTTGCTCTCTGGTGTCTTCACCGTTCTCGGATGTGTCATCATCGCTCTCATCTTTGGCTGGAAGCTCGGCCTGGTTGCCATGTTCATCACGATGCCAATTATGTTGGGCGCAGGTCTCTGGAAGTACAGACACGAGGTTCAATTCGACAAGATGAACATGGCTGTTTTCGGAGAGAGCTCGCAGTTTGCCACTGAGGCCATTGGAGCAATTAGGACGGTCTCCTCTCTCGGCATGGAGTCCACAATCAATGCGCGGTACGAGAAGCTCCTAAACGGTCACATCCTCGAGGCTCGCCGCAAAGCACAGTGGACAGCTGCGCTGTATGGATTTGCCGACAGCGTGAGTCTCGGTTGCCAGGCGTTGGTGTTCTATTACGGCGGCAGGCTCCTCGCCACAGGCGAGTATTCCATGGAGGCGTTCTTCGTCTGCTTCATGGCCATCATTCAGGGCGCCGAAGCAGCGAGTCAAACGCTAGCCGTGGCGCCCAGCGCCGCGCAAGCAGCCGCGGCGGCGGACCGGATCCTCGACGTCCGGGAGTCGGCAGACGTCGGCCAGAGTGCGACGAGAGGGGTGGAAGACATTGTCGAGTCCGAAGGCGGCGTGCGGATCGAGCTGCAAGATGTCCACTTCAAGTACCCCACGCGCGACGTCGTCGTATTCGAGGGTCTGAACTTGACCATCGAAAAGGGCCAGTACGCGGCCTTTGTCGGACCCTCGGGATGCGGCAAGACCACAATCATCTCGCTTCTGGAACGCTTCTACGACCTGAACCGGAACCACGGCTCCATCCTCTGCAACGGCGTAGACATCAACGAGCTCGACGTCTACGACTACCGTCGGAACCTCTCCCTCGTGCCGCAAGAGCCCATCATGTTCCGCGGCACGGTCCGGGACAACATCCTCTTCGGCATCGACGACCCCAGCAGCATACCGGACGAGAGGATCCACGAGGTCTGCATCGACGCCTTCATCCACGACTTCATCATCTCGCTGCCCGAAGGGTACGACACCGACGTCGGCGCCAAGGGCGTCTCCATGTCGGGTGGCCAGAAGCAGCGCATCGCCATCGCGCGCGCCCTCATCCGCGAGCCGAAGCTTTTGTTGTTGGACGAGGCCACGTCGGCGCTCGACTCCGAGTCGGAGAAGATTGTGCAGGCGGCTTTCGAGAGGGCGCGCGACGGCCGCACCGTCGTCGCCGTGGCGCACCGGCTGTCGACGATTCAAAACGCAGACGTGATTTTCGTGTTCAGCGAGGGGCGGGTGGTGGAGAAGGGAAGCCACGGCGAGCTTATTCGGAAACAGGGCGTGTACTGGGAAATG TGTCAAAGTCAGGCACTCGACCAGTAG
- a CDS encoding obg family GTPase CgtA has product MLYGYNHWGTKTPPMVQRETPKRKESGEGQEKSGGSAFAGRDDRRGGVAGLHLPMLLITQLRTNCVGTRPSTPPPTFIEGKFDAQETNQSTLQEGGGEQPLYTYRSAGTQLLPSDATSERTEHFQRHIDIPHSNTFAYATTFSKILFAPTMGAVLPMSLQCTGARCRRAEHNRTIPFLSDYGLVEKLWQAIIVGPSWSRISNLPIFPSQLYGSLRGSARRRISYVSPSLFPNDLGTGQFDNPVRSLILVSQRLLPPLPHYVISSSYLIVPAKLRHVPYLTSDGMEASKISSSSHLFASRALSDHPNGCDYNDDDDRHHTVPNERRTWRQDVRSTTTPRLAARAVANSRRHSSTQVAQESKSTRLNPAPDDYSQPIFADKASVTLYAGPGGHGCISFFRDAYLPDGPPNGGDGGHGGNIYIQAVHGETSLHKLARRRFIRAGKGKSGQGSSKGGQRGEDVIITVPVGTVVRELAREDPIAEDAIMQRAMKAQRKAEKKAKLARQAELAEQARRELEEGIEEEDEEMAAEREAKAKKQAEDEFDEPEDPDRSKFLLYPGLSKSDLKTISLPKAPTRQRLYHQPPGPIQLDLSRPSPQPILLAVGGIGGLGNPHFTSREFPRPIFATKGERAVTMEIELELKLLADVGLVGLPNAGKSTLLRAITNSRTRVGNWAFTTLQPNIGTVVLDSYKGRPVIKSYKRYPAADPAYGGSGSPGAEEEVLVEQRTRFTVADIPGLIEGAHLDRGLGIAFLRHVERAGVLAFVVDLSAGPAVKALKALWNEVGLYAQMREEEERAREIDSRVDWDLNAGTTSGAAALQGTHGAMMVADAPPAPRQESGLHIAAKPWYVVATKADLPETQQNFRDLKAYLDEIKQGTAPHPSGIENAWTDNVAAIPVSAINGQGVDRIVHWTVGLLDE; this is encoded by the exons ATGCTCTACGGGTACAACCACTGGGGAACTAAGACACCGCCGATGGTCCAACGGGAGACACCGAAGAGGAAAGAAAGCGGAGAGGGGCAGGAGAAGTCGGGCGGGTCAGCGTTTGCAGGCCGAGACGACCGGCGGGGTGGGGTGGCTGGTCTGCACCTTCCAATGCTCCTCATCACCCAACTTAGGACAAACTGCGTAGGTACCAGGCCAtcaacaccaccacccacCTTCATTGAGGGAAAGTTTGATGCACAAGAGACGAACCAGTCCACACTACAGGAAGGAGGGGGCGAGCAACCATTGTATACCTATCGATCAGCTGGGACCCAACTGCTTCCATCTGATGCAACGTCCGAAC GTACGGAGCACTTCCAGCGCCATATCGACATCCCTCACTCGAATACCTTTGCATACGCGACTACCTTCAGCAAGATCCTCTTTGCTCCGACGATGGGTGCTGTTTTGCCAATGTCCCTACAATGTACTGG AGCCCGCTGCAGGCGCGCAGAACATAACCGAACAATCCCCTTTCTGTCAGATTATGGACTCGTAGAGAAGCTGTGGCAAGCCATCATTG TTGGCCCCTCTTGGAGCCGCATCTCAAA TCTTCCCATCTTCCCCAGCCAACTCTACGGGAGCTTACGAGGCAGTGCACGCCGCCGGATTTCATATGTCAGCCCCAGTTTGTTTCCCAATGATTTGGGCACTGGCCAGTTTGACAATCCCGTCCGGTCGTTGATCCTGGTCTCACAACGGTTGCTCCCGCCCCTGCCACATTATGTAATCTCGTCTTCTTATCTTATCGTCCCAGCTAAGTTGAGGcacgtaccttaccttacctcagaTGGGATGGAAGCGTCCAAAATTTCGAGCTCGTCTCATCTGTTCGCATCGCGGGCACTCAGCGACCACCCTAACGGCTGCGATTacaacgacgacgacgatcgGCATCACACGGTGCCGAACGAGAGACGAACATGGCGCCAAGATGTTCGG AGCACCACCACGCCTCGTCTTGCTGCGAGAGCGGTTGCAAATAGTCGCCGCCATAGCTCCACCCAGGTAGCTCAAGAATCAAAGTCCACCAGACTCAACCCAGCTCCCGACGACTATTCCCAACCCATCTTCGCCGATAAAGCCTCAGTGACACTTTACGCGGGCCCCGGTGGCCACGGCTGCATCTCCTTCTTCCGCGACGCATACCTCCCCGACGGACCCCCCAACGGTGGCGACGGTGGCCATGGAGGCAACATCTACATCCAGGCTGTACACGGCGAGACGTCCCTGCACAAGTTAGCTAGGCGGCGTTTCATTCGAGCAGGGAAAGGAAAGTCTGGTCAGGGCAGCTCCAAGGGTGGTCAGCGAGGCGAGGACGTCATCATCACCGTGCCGGTTGGTACTGTCGTCCGCGAGCTGGCCAGGGAAGACCCCATTGCCGAGGATGCGATCATGCAGCGCGCTATGAAAGCGCAAAGGAAGGCCGAGAAGAAGGCCAAATTGGCCCGTCAGGCTGAGTTAGCGGAGCAAGCGAGGCGAGAGTTGGAGGAAGGCATTGAAGAGGAGGATGAAGAGATGGCGGCGGAAAGGGAGGCGAAAGCGAAAAAGCAGGCCGAGGATGAATTCGACGAGCCCGAGGACCCCGATCGCAGCAAGTTCCTTCTGTACCCTGGCCTCTCAAAGTCGGATCTGAAGACGATATCCCTTCCCAAAGCCCCTACCCGCCAGCGTCTTTACCATCAACCACCCGGCCCGATCCAGCTCGACTTGTCGCGCCCGTCTCCGCAACCCATCCTACTCGCCGTCGGCGGCATCGGCGGACTCGGCAACCCGCACTTCACGTCGCGCGAGTTCCCGCGGCCCATCTTCGCCACAAAGGGCGAGCGCGCCGTGACCATGGAGATTGAGCTCGAGCTCAAGCTCCTCGCCGACGTCGGGCTCGTGGGGCTACCCAACGCCGGCAAGAGCACCCTGCTGCGCGCCATCACGAACTCGCGCACCCGCGTAGGTAACTGGGCCTTCACGACGCTGCAGCCGAATATCGGCACCGTCGTCTTGGACAGCTACAAGGGCCGCCCCGTGATCAAGAGCTACAAGCGGTATCCCGCCGCGGACCCCGCATACGGCGGCAGCGGATCACCCGGCGCGGAAGAGGAGGTCCTGGTCGAGCAGCGGACCCGCTTTACGGTAGCCGATATTCCCGGTCTCATCGAGGGCGCCCACTTAGACCGTGGCCTCGGCATCGCGTTCCTGCGCCACGTCGAGCGTGCCGGCGTGCTCGCCTTCGTCGTCGACCTCTCCGCCGGTCCCGCCGTCAAGGCTCTCAAGGCCCTCTGGAACGAAGTCGGTCTGTACGCGCAGATGCGCGAGGAAGAAGAGCGCGCGCGCGAGATCGACTCCCGCGTCGACTGGGACCTCAACGCAGGCACCACGAGCGGGGCCGCCGCTCTGCAAGGAACGCACGGCGCCATGATGGTCGCCGACGCACCGCCGGCGCCCCGGCAGGAATCGGGCCTACACATCGCGGCCAAGCCGTGGTACGTCGTCGCCACCAAGGCCGACCTCCCCGAGACCCAACAAAATTTCCGAGACCTCAAGGCCTACCTGGACGAGATCAAGCAGGGCACCGCGCCGCACCCGAGCGGGATCGAAAACGCCTGGACGGACAACGTCGCCGCTATCCCCGTCAGCGCCATCAATGGCCAGGGCGTCGATCGGATTGTCCACTGGACTGTGGGACTACTTGACGAGTAA
- a CDS encoding glucan 1,3-beta-glucosidase encodes MRASLSLAAVYAAATASAFQGFNYGSTFTDGKAKAQSDFESEFKTAASLEGTNGAFTSARLYTMVQGGSTNDPISAIPAAISTKTTLLLGLWASAGDAAFANELEALKKTVSQYGSQLNGLVAGISVGSEDLYRHSPTGIANGEFSGAEPSTLVKYFEQVREVIKNSPLSSAPIGHVDTWTAWVNGSNKAVIDACDWIGMDAYPYFEDTKPNSISDGKDRWAEALAATQGAVGGKPVWVTETGWPVSGKTVGAAVPSLENAKKFWNDVGCPMFGKTNVWWYTFQDSSPTTPNPSFGVIGSTLTTKPLYDLSCDNISSSSSASASASSTNTASASASIQASSAASASATATATATGGGSGSGSSQQSSAAGTATTLSTVVPTTDGGSGGSGGGGATATGTAATATATGGASPSASQSSGSGGGSGGGSGTGRPGTNGTVSVPTTGPTVVPGSSATTTTFSVAVLAGAIVLAML; translated from the coding sequence ATGCGCGCCTCTCTGAGCCTGGCGGCTGTATACGCCGCGGCTACGGCCAGCGCCTTCCAGGGCTTCAACTACGGATCTACCTTCACCGACGGTAAAGCAAAGGCACAGTCAGACTTCGAATCCGAGTTCAAGACCGCAGCTAGCCTCGAGGGCACCAATGGCGCCTTCACCTCTGCTCGTCTCTACACCATGGTCCAGGGAGGAAGCACTAATGATCCCATCTCTGCCATTCCCGCCGCCATTTCCACAAAGACAACTCTTCTGCTCGGTCTGTGGGCCTCTGCCGGTGATGCTGCTTTCGCCAACGAGCTTGAGGCCCTGAAGAAGACTGTCTCTCAGTACGGCAGTCAGCTCAACGGCTTGGTTGCTGGTATCTCTGTCGGCAGCGAGGACCTCTACCGACACTCGCCTACCGGCATTGCCAACGGCGAATTCTCTGGCGCCGAGCCCAGCACTCTCGTCAAGTACTTTGAGCAAGTCCGAGAAGTCATCAAGAACTCGCCTCTGAGCAGTGCCCCTATCGGTCACGTCGACACATGGACCGCCTGGGTTAATGGCAGCAACAAGGCGGTCATCGATGCCTGTGACTGGATTGGAATGGACGCTTACCCCTACTTCGAGGACACCAAGCCCAACTCCATTTCGGACGGCAAGGACCGCTGGGCCGAAGCTTTGGCTGCCACCCAGGGAGCTGTTGGTGGAAAGCCCGTTTGGGTTACTGAGACTGGTTGGCCCGTCAGCGGCAAGACTGTCGGCGCTGCCGTTCCATCTCTCGAGAACGCAAAGAAGTTCTGGAATGACGTCGGCTGCCCCATGTTCGGTAAGACCAATGTCTGGTGGTACACATTCCAGGACTCTTCTCCAACAACACCCAACCCCAGCTTCGGTGTCATTGGCTCGACCTTGACTACCAAGCCTCTCTACGACCTCTCATGCGACAACATCAGCTCTAGCTCATCAgcctcggcctcggcctcCTCCACAAACACCGCGTCTGCTAGTGCCTCTATCCAGGCCAGCAGCGCAGCTTCAGCATCCGCGACTGCAACGGCTACTGCTACAGGAGGTGGATCCGGCTCAGGCTCAAGCCAGCAGAGTTCTGCCGCTGGTACCGCTACGACTCTCTCGACTGTGGTGCCTACTACTGATGGTGGCTCGGGTGGAAGCGGCGGCGGAGGTGCTACTGCGACTGGCACTGCTGCTACCGCCACTGCTACTGGCGGTGCTTCACCGTCTGCCTCTCAGAGCTCTGGCTCCGGCGGTGGCTCCGGAGGTGGTTCTGGCACCGGCCGCCCCGGTACTAATGGAACCGTCAGCGTTCCCACGACAGGACCGACGGTTGTACCTGGCAGCAGTGCAACCACGACGACCTTCAGTGTTGCTGTTCTGGCTGGTGCGATTGTTCTCGCCATGTTGTAA
- a CDS encoding nuclear segregation protein has protein sequence MADTKQAPAAAPAAAETKTETKSARPTMPDEAEYQKKLKVAEKEHKEALDQLSAIKAKIEIAMPNKNKEQQSPTQKRRAELIAQANEIRQKQGAGKNARTSKLDQIKRLDEQMRSRINEQKTARSKVNFKSVEEVDRQIEKLDSEVNSGRMKIVDEKKALAEISSLRKLKKNFSQFDDSQKSIDDLKAKIKEIKDSMEDPEAKAMSEQYNKIQAELDAIKAEGDEAYKNLSSLRDERTRLHNLQNEKYAALKTIKDEYWQQRKAAQAHEREAREKARERRKNEAERYQKERKKADAEKFLADASDPAYLEEIRRANSLLQFLDPTHKVEKAPLQAASGLTAQASRTVDDSGIKGMKVVSKKDRDEDFFPAVKKGKKGKKGGATEDKAGKFNCPPSVVEDCAFMGIDPPMAASDVPAVAEKVKAKLDHWKSDQEAQTQRNIEKAKKQLEKLEADEANGVSNGDSVEEVTKDLKETSVEEKA, from the exons ATGGCCGACACCAAGCAGGCacctgctgctgctcctgcGGCAGCAGAGACCAAGACCGAGACCAAGTCAGCTCGTCCCACCATGCCCGACGAGGCCGAGTACCAGAAGAAGCTCAAGGTCGCTGAGAAGGAGCATAAGGAGGCCCTCGACCAGCTG AGCGCCATCAAGGCCAAGATCGAGATTGCCATGCCCAACAAGAACAAGGAGCAGCAATCTCCCACCCAGAAGCGTCGCGCCGAGCTCATTGCTCAGGCCAACGAGATTCGCCAGAAGCAGGGCGCCGGCAAGAACGCCCGCACCTCCAAGCTCGACCAGATCAAGCGCCTCGACGAGCAAATGCGCTCCCGCATCAACGAGCAGAAGACCGCCCGCTCCAAGGTCAACTTCAAGAGCGTCGAAGAGGTCGACCGTCAGATCGAGAAGCTCGACTCCGAGGTCAACTCTGGCCGCATGAAGATTGTCGACGAGAAGAAGGCCCTCGCCGAGATCTCCTCTCTTCGCAAGCTCAAGAAGAACTTCTCCCAGTTCGACGACTCTCAGAAGTCCATTGACGACCTGAAGGCCAAGATTAAGGAGATCAAGGACTCGATGGAAGACCCCGAGGCCAAGGCCATGTCTGAGCAGTACAACAAGATCCAGGCCGAGCTGGACGCCATCAAGGCCGAGGGCGACGAGGCCTACAAGAACCTCTCTTCCCTCCGTGACGAGCGCACTAGACTGCACAACCTCCAGAACGAGAAGTACGCCGCCCTCAAGACCATCAAGGATGAGTACTGGCAGCAGCGCAAGGCGGCTCAGGCCCACGAGCGCGAGGCTCGCGAGAAGGCCCGCGAGAGAAGGAAGAATGAGGCCGAGCGCTACCAGAAGGAGCGCAAGAAGGCCGATGCCGAGAAGTTCCTCGCCGACGCCAGCGACCCCGCCTACCTCGAGGAGATCCGCCGCGCCAACAGCCTCCTCCAGTTCCTCGACCCCACCCACAAGGTCGAGAAGGCTCCTCTCCAGGCCGCCAGCGGCCTCACCGCTCAGGCTTCGCGTACTGTTGACGACTCGGGAATTAAGGGTATGAAGGTCGTCTCCAAGAAGGACCGCGACGAGGACTTCTTCCCTGCCGTCAAGAAGGGAaagaagggcaagaaggGTGGTGCCACCGAGGACAAGGCCGGCAAGTTCAACTGCCCGCCCTCCGTTGTTGAGGACTGCGCCTTCATGGGCATCGATCCCCCTATGGCCGCTTCCGACGTCCCCGCCGTTGCCGAGAAGGTCAAGGCCAAGCTCGACCACTGGAAGAGCGACCAGGAGGCCCAGACTCAGCGC AACATTGAGAAGGCGAAGAAGCAGCTCGAGAAGCTCGAGGCTGACGAGGCCAACGGTGTCAGCAACGGCGACTCGGTCGAGGAGGTCACCAAGGACCTCAAGGAGACCTCCGTCGAGGAGAAGGCATAG
- a CDS encoding RNA polymerase Rpb5 domain-containing protein produces the protein MSDQKDVNKEVTRLWRAWRTAHEMAADRGYELAEDELTISLDRFKMEYTSADGSVNRGKLQFSANPSADMIRKFTHPPTPNNPNPTPDCGTLWVEFLADTTFGIKEIKKFIHHLISNKYSSGIMVTHVPLSPAARKMLVTIESFAKVECFLEDDLLVNITQHELVPKHILLSREEKIALLKRYRLKETQLPRILQKDPVAKYLGLKRGHVVKIIRTSETAGRYASYRLCV, from the exons ATGTCGGACCAGAAGGACGTCAATAAGGAGGTTACCAGACTGTGGAGAGCATGGAGGACAGCCCACGAGATGGCTGCGGACCGC GGCTATGAACTCGCCGAGGACGAACTTACAATCTCTCTCGACCGCTTCAAGATGGAGTACACCAGCGCCGACGGCAGCGTCAA CCGTGGCAAGCTCCAGTTCTCCGCGAACCCCTCCGCCGACATGATCCGCAAATTCACACACCCCCCGACGCCCAACAACCCGAACCCGACGCCCGACTGCGGCACCCTCTGGGTCGAGTTCCTCGCCGACACGACGTTCGGCATCAAGGAGATCAAGAAGTTCATCCACCACCTCATCAGCAACAAGTACTCGTCCGGCATCATGGTCACCCACGTGCCCCTCTCCCCCGCCGCCCGCAAGATGCTCGTCACCATCGAGTCCTTTGCCAAGGTCGAGTGCTTCCTCGAGGACGACCTGCTCGTCAACATCACCCAGCACGAGCTCGTGCCCAAGCACATCCTCCTCAGCCGCGAGGAGAAGATTGCCCTCCTCAAGCGCTACCGCCTCAAGGAGACGCAGCTGCCGCGCATCTTGCAAAAGGATCCCGTCGCAAAGTACCTCGGCCTCAAGCGCGGGCACGTCGTCAAGATCATCCGCACCTCGGAGACGGCCGGCCGTTACGCCAGTTACAGATTGTGCGTGTAA